GCGGCTTCCGCCTGAGCGGCAGCAAGATGTGGATCACCAACAGCCCGATCGCTGACGTGTTCGTGGTCTGGGCCAAGAACGACGCCGGCCGCATCCGCGGCTTCATCCTCGACAAGGGCATGCAGGGCCTGAGCGCGCCGGCCATCCATGGCAAGGTGGGCCTGCGCACCTCCATCACCGGTGAAATCGTCATGGACGAGGTCTTCGTGCCGGCCGAGAACGAGCTGCCCGGCGTCGAAGGCCTGAAGGGCCCCTTCACCTGCCTGAACAGTGCCCGCTACGGCATTGCCTGGGGTGCACTGGGCGCCGCCGAGTTCTGCTGGCATGCCGCCCGCCAGTACACGCTGGACCGCAAGCAGTTCGGCCGCCCGCTGGCAGCCAACCAGCTGGTGCAGAAGAAGCTGGCCGACATGCAGACCGAGATCGCCTTGGGCCTGCAGGGCTGCCTGCGCCTGGGTCGCATGAAGGACGAAGGCACCGCGGCGCCGGAGATCACCTCCATCATGAAGCGCAATTCCTGTGGCAAGGCCCTGGACATCGCCCGCATGGCGCGCGACATGCACGGCGGCAACGGCATCAGCGACGAGTACGGCGTGATCCGCCATGTGGTGAACCTGGAAGTGGTCAACACCTATGAAGGCACCCACGACGTTCACGCATTGATCCTGGGGCGTGCCCAGACCGGCATCCAGGCCTTCAGCGCATGAGCGCCCAGCCCGCCGCGGCCGGCCCGGCGACGGGCGACGCGCCGCAGGCCGCCGCAGGCGCCCGGGGCGCCCTGGGGCACCTGCGCGTGCTCGACCTCTCCCGGGTGCTGGCCGGCCCCTGGTGCGGCCAGATCCTCGCCGACCTTGGCGCCGAGGTCATCAAGGTCGAGCGCCCCGGCGAGGGGGACGACACGCGCCACTGGGGCCCCCCCTTCCTGCACGACAGCCAGGGCCAGCCCACCGAGCAGGCCACCTACTACAGCTGCGCCAATCGCAACAAGCGATCGCTCACGGTCGACCTGGCACACGCCGAGGGCCAGGCGGTGGTGCGCGAGCTGGCCTTGCGCAGCGACGTGCTGATCGAGAACTTCAAAGTCGGCGGCCTGGCCCGCTACGGCCTCGACTACCCGACCTTGAAGGCCCTGAACCCGCGGTTGATCTATTGCTCCATCACCGGCTTCGGCCAGACCGGACCCTATGCGCAGCGCGCCGGCTACGACCTGCTGGTGCAGGCCGCCTGCGGACTGATGAGCATCACCGGCCGGCCCGATGAAGCGCCCGGCGGCGGCCCCATGCGGGTCGGCGTGGCAGTGACCGACCTGTTCACCGGCGTCTATGCCTGCACGGCCATCCTGGCCGCGGTGGAGGCGCGCCACCACAGCGGCCAGGGCCAGCACATCGACATGGCGCTGATGGACGTCGGCATGGCGATGCTGGCCAACCAGGCAGCCGCCTGGCTCAACACCGGCAGCGTGCCGCAGCGCCAGGGCAACAGCCACCCGAGCATCGTGCCCTACCAGGACTTTCCCACCCGCGATGGCAACATGCTGCTGGCGGTGGGCAACGACGGCCAGTTCGCCCGCTTCTGCGCCGCCGCCGGCGTGCCGCAGTGGGCCGCCGATGCCCGCTTCGCCACCAACACCCAGCGAGTCGCGCACCGCGAGGAGCTGGTGGCCATGGTGGCCGAGATCACCCGCACCCGCAGCACCGCCGAGTGGGTGGCCTTGCTGGAAGATCGCGCGGTGCCCTGCGGCCCCATCAACGACATCGGCGAAGCCTTTGCGGATGCGCAGGTGCAGGCGCGCGGTCTGCGCGTGGACCTGCCACATCCCCGCTTCGGCACGGTTGGCACCGTCGCCAGCCCGCTGCGCCTGTCAGATACGCCGCCGCAGATGCGCCATGCCCCGCCGATATTGGGCGAGCACACCGACCAGGTGCTGCAGGAAGTGCTGGGCTATGACCCCGCCCGCATTGCAGCGCTGCGCGAACAAGGCGTGATCTAGGGGCACGCGAGGCAGCGGGCGCATTCCTGGCATCCGACGGCAGCGCGGCGGCGTCGGCCCGCCGTCAGCCGCCGGCGCAGAGCACAAAGAAAAGCCCCCGCAGCCTCGAAGGCTGCGGGGGCGGTGGACAGA
This genomic stretch from Eleftheria terrae harbors:
- a CDS encoding acyl-CoA dehydrogenase; its protein translation is MATASFQWDDPLLLDQQLSDDERMVRDAARAYCQDRLMPRVQDSFRHEKTDPAIFREMGELGLLGPTLPAEYGGAGLNYVSYGLIAREVERVDSGFRSMMSVQSSLVMVPIHAFGSEAQKRKYLPRLASGEWIGCFGLTEPNHGSDPGSMEARARSVPGGFRLSGSKMWITNSPIADVFVVWAKNDAGRIRGFILDKGMQGLSAPAIHGKVGLRTSITGEIVMDEVFVPAENELPGVEGLKGPFTCLNSARYGIAWGALGAAEFCWHAARQYTLDRKQFGRPLAANQLVQKKLADMQTEIALGLQGCLRLGRMKDEGTAAPEITSIMKRNSCGKALDIARMARDMHGGNGISDEYGVIRHVVNLEVVNTYEGTHDVHALILGRAQTGIQAFSA
- a CDS encoding CaiB/BaiF CoA transferase family protein; the encoded protein is MSAQPAAAGPATGDAPQAAAGARGALGHLRVLDLSRVLAGPWCGQILADLGAEVIKVERPGEGDDTRHWGPPFLHDSQGQPTEQATYYSCANRNKRSLTVDLAHAEGQAVVRELALRSDVLIENFKVGGLARYGLDYPTLKALNPRLIYCSITGFGQTGPYAQRAGYDLLVQAACGLMSITGRPDEAPGGGPMRVGVAVTDLFTGVYACTAILAAVEARHHSGQGQHIDMALMDVGMAMLANQAAAWLNTGSVPQRQGNSHPSIVPYQDFPTRDGNMLLAVGNDGQFARFCAAAGVPQWAADARFATNTQRVAHREELVAMVAEITRTRSTAEWVALLEDRAVPCGPINDIGEAFADAQVQARGLRVDLPHPRFGTVGTVASPLRLSDTPPQMRHAPPILGEHTDQVLQEVLGYDPARIAALREQGVI